A portion of the Zootoca vivipara chromosome 6, rZooViv1.1, whole genome shotgun sequence genome contains these proteins:
- the CCNL2 gene encoding cyclin-L2 isoform X2, translating to MNDSLRTDVFVRFHPESIACACIYLAARTLEIPLPNRPHWFLLFGATEEEIQEICTKILQLYTRKKVDLAILESRVEKKKLAIEEAKAQAKGLLPDGTPNLDTVSGFSPAPKTESPKENKGTKPSPLAVQVVKNAKRKMEGTKRMKSNSPVNGVQKGRDSRSRSGSRDQSYSRSPSRSPSPKQRKSESYSPSSGSKSHSRSRSRSDSPPRQFNHGSSSYKASKMRSYKKAKGYKYTSPKQRKSRSRSSSRSRSRSRERSDHSGKYKKKSHYYRDQRPERPHSYERPGHRYEREHPGHSRHRR from the exons ATGAACGATAGCCTGCGGACAGATGTCTTTGTAAGGTTCCACCCCGAGAGCATCGCTTGCGCCTGCATCTACCTTGCTGCTAGGACCCTGGAG ATTCCACTTCCAAACCGCCCTCACTGGTTCCTGCTGTTTGGAGCCACGGAAGAGGAAATCCAGGAGATATGCACAAAAATTTTGCAATTGTATACACGTAAAAAG GTTGATCTAGCTATCCTGGAAAGCCGAGTAGAGAAGAAAAAGCTCGCCATCGAAGAGGCAAAAGCGCAAGCCAAAGGCCTCTTACCAGACGGAACACCCAATTTGGATACCGTGTcagggttttctcctgctcccaaAACTG AGTctccaaaagaaaataaaggcACCAAGCCTTCCCCACTTGCTGTGCAGGTGGTAAAAAACGCCAAGCGGAAAATGGAAGGGACGAAGCGAATGAAATCCAACAGTCCTGTCAATGG CGTTCAGAAAGGCCGAGACAGCAGGAGTCGGAGCGGAAGTAGAGACCAGAGTTATTCCAGGTCTCCCTCAAGGTCACCATCTCCAAAGCAGAG GAAGAGTGAAAGCTATTCCCCATCGAGCGGCTCCAAATCCCACAGCCGCTCGAGGAGCCGAAGTGACTCTCCACCACGGCAGTTCAACCATGGCAGCTCGAGCTACAAAGCCTCCAAGATGAGGAGCTACAAGAAGGCCAAGGGGTACAAATACACCTCTCCCAAGCAGCGGAAATCCCGCAGCAGGAGCTCATCACGGTCCCGGAGCCGCTCGCGAGAACGCTCAGACCACTCTGGGAAGTACAAGAAGAAGAGCCACTACTACAGGGATCAGAGGCCTGAGCGGCCCCACTCCTACGAGAGGCCAGGCCACCGCTACGAGAGGGAGCACCCTGGCCACAGCCGGCATCGCAGATGA